A stretch of DNA from Candidatus Desulfatibia profunda:
TCAACCAAAAGGGGAACATCTTCCAAACGATTCCTCAGCGGCGGAACTTCAATAGGAATTACATTCAGCCGATAGTAAATATCTTCCCTGAAATTTCCCTTTTCAATCTCCTTTTTAAGATCTTTATTGCTGGAAGCAATCACCCTGACATCTACGCTCAATACTCGGCTCCCGCCGACTCGCTGAAACTGCTTCTCCTGTAAAACCCGCAGGAGTTTAGACTGAGTTTTCAAGCTCATATCCCCGATTTCATCCAGGAAAATGGTTCCTTTGTTTGCCAATTCGAATTTCCCGATTTTTTTGGCAGTTGCCCCTGAAAAGGCGCCTTTTTCATGGCCGAACAGCTCACTTTCTATGAGTTCGTCAGGAATCGCCGCACAATTTACATCAATGAGCGGTTGATCTGCGCGTGGGCTTAACTGATGAATCGTGCGGGCGACCAGTTCCTTGCCGGTTCCATTCTCTCCGGTGAGTAGTATCCACGCATCGGTCGGCGCTGCAACAGCTATCTGTTTTTTTAGTGCTGTAACCGGCGGGCTGTTTCCGGTGATGGTATGCTTTTCAAGGGTCTTTTTACGCAGATACCTGTTTTCTTCTTCAAGCCGTCTAAAATTTAAAGCATTATTGATTGCCACGATGACCTTTTCGATTGAAAGCGGTTTTTCGATTAAGTCGAAGGCACCGATCTTTGTGGCCTTAACGGCGGTTTCGATGGTCCCGTGACCGGATATAATGATGACCTGGATATAAGGGTTGTTTGTCTTTATCTCCTTGAGGGTTTCAATACCGTCAATACCCGGCATCCATATGTCGAGCAGCACGAGATCCGGGGATTCTGAATCGATGATCTTCAAGGCTTCATATCCATTCGCTGCAGTTTGGACTTCAAAGCCTTCATCGGAAAGAAGACCGCTTAATGATTTCAGTATGGAAGGTTCGTCGTCTACAATTAAAATAGAAGGGAACATATGCGGCAATTCCTTTTTTAATTTATATCGGCAGCTCGATAACAAACTTTGCGCCGCGGGGTTGATTATCCTGAACGCGAATCATGCCGTTATGATCAGCGACAATTGTGCTTACAATGGTAAGCCCCAAGCCCATGCCGCTCTTTTTTGTCGAAAAATAGGGTTCAAAGAGACGAGTTTTATCTTCATCAGAGATGCCGTCTCCATCGTCGGCAACTTCTATTCGGGCAATTTTTAAAATAGAATCGTTGGTTATGGTTACAGATATACTACCCTGCTCTTTAATGGCGCTGATGGCATTGTCCACAAGATTAATCATCACCCGCTTGATTTGCTGACGATCAAGGTTAAGTTGAGGGATATCATCTTTGACGCTGAACTCAAAGCTGATATTCGGATGCCCTTCCTTGTAAAGGGCCAAGGTCTCTTCAATAATAGGCGGCAAATCGCAGGGTTTAGGGTTTGCCGTAGGGAATCTTGCAAATGTTGAGAACTCGTCTACAAGGTTTCGAATCAACTCCACATGGTCCATAATGGTCCGGGTACACTCATCAAACACCGGCTGATTGATTTGCTCGGAATATTTTCGTTTCAAACGTTGCGCTGAAAGTGTTATCGGGGTCAATGGATTTTTCACTTCATGGGCAATTCTGCGGGCAACTTCACGCCAGGCAGCCATGCGCTGGCCCTTTTCCAGTTCCGTCAGATCATCGAACACGATAACGATTCCCATGTGCTGACCGGTGTCATCCTTGAGGGCATTCACATGCAATATGAAGCTTAAAGGGCTGCCGCCTATCGTTACTCTTAACGGCAGCTCTACGGCGTCATCCCGGGAGAATGAAAGGTTTTCCATAATATCTTCGGCAAGCTTCAGGTGCTGACCGTTTAAAAGTTCCGTATAACTTCTATTGATGATTTCCTCTGATCTAAGGTTCAGCATTCTTTCCGCCGACTTGTTCATGGTGGTAATAATGCCCTCGGCATCAAGGGTGACAACGCCGGCGGAGACATTTTTCAAGACAATTTCCATGTACTGTCGTCTTTCTTCGATTTCAATATTCTGCTGCC
This window harbors:
- a CDS encoding sigma-54-dependent Fis family transcriptional regulator; the protein is MFPSILIVDDEPSILKSLSGLLSDEGFEVQTAANGYEALKIIDSESPDLVLLDIWMPGIDGIETLKEIKTNNPYIQVIIISGHGTIETAVKATKIGAFDLIEKPLSIEKVIVAINNALNFRRLEEENRYLRKKTLEKHTITGNSPPVTALKKQIAVAAPTDAWILLTGENGTGKELVARTIHQLSPRADQPLIDVNCAAIPDELIESELFGHEKGAFSGATAKKIGKFELANKGTIFLDEIGDMSLKTQSKLLRVLQEKQFQRVGGSRVLSVDVRVIASSNKDLKKEIEKGNFREDIYYRLNVIPIEVPPLRNRLEDVPLLVETFLKECAIQHRDKSKTITSQALDLLNNYSWPGNVRELKNLIERLAIMVEKDAIDESAIPLPYNPECAEGTTSIESQLFLIQDLKEAKKAFEKIFIQRKLLKNDSDITKTAKIIGVKKGYLQQVIKA